The Schizosaccharomyces pombe strain 972h- genome assembly, chromosome: I genome contains a region encoding:
- the dph4 gene encoding diphthamide biosynthesis protein Dph4 produces MNHYSVLNLKDGKTYTDDEIKEAYRKALLLFHPDKCKEKPSVVYTIDQVKEAYQVLSSEKDRQQYQIKQEEESSHYYSIVDLSEFEELDNGSYYYPCRCGDLGGYVVTEDDLENNRSVVPCMGCSLTIQVDYEIAESDS; encoded by the exons ATGAACCACTATTCGGTTCTAAACCTCAAAGATGGAAAAACTTACACAGACgatgaaataaaagaagcttATAGAAAAGCGTTACTACTGTTTCACCCGGATAAGTGTAAAGAAAAGCCCTCTGTGGTGTATACTATTGATCAAGTGAAAGAAGCATATCAAGTCCTTTCAAGTGAAAAAGATCGTCAGCAAtatcaaataaaacaagaagagg AAAGCTCGCATTACTACTCTATCGTTGATCTAAGTGAATTTGAAGAACTCGACAACGGCTCCTATTATTATCCTTGCCGATGCGGCGATTTAGGAGGATATGTTGTCACGGAAGACGACCTGGAAAATAACAGAAGTGTCGTCCCATGCATGGGTTGCTCTCTAACTATACAAGTAGATTATGAAATCGCGGAATCCGACTCATGA